One genomic window of Arachis hypogaea cultivar Tifrunner chromosome 8, arahy.Tifrunner.gnm2.J5K5, whole genome shotgun sequence includes the following:
- the LOC112707205 gene encoding uncharacterized protein, producing the protein MLLKDLMEEKQLNLSQPLLSVRRYSSTKSSKRNKRDSNSSTRLPSPPLYKSDLKSGPVRTAGAVPFVWEKAPGKPKEQSNSQKHGLITPNPPPGKVSKVNRKQCFDAVSTCGSNNVSDSVRISDKEDVKEKEKVAGSDSDDENFVDALETLSRTESFFMSTTSVFDDQEVLEQSRSLSSLSSNRDFIIDRFLPAAKALTSGTQPYASSFRKTIVGQEQQRKEVKTVLRPEISLPLSQHRPKALPRYGEDKTGDCNGAENFTATGCGLFPKLCLLSPIGGSRNEDKTQSSAVHGIQAKSVASHCETTKEHAKTSFPWKKSLDSQPGFTEVIDILCVSEKSKHGTDPHHSRGCNKPSSASEIPVVEKTLYVDSVRKVKSHSSSISSEVKNQTIHKGDSSKNSSSDMNIIEMTKHSKKLNSTEVATKVGEDGKIDLEGQCVIQLGQKETDDDDDSSYMQVSLELPSLKAPSESWLKRTLPTISTSNLQSRTNNIATNTCARSQTHKTASSMYPKWETIVKSSNVHHGHQRLPKELLTSIPEALNIMVKSDFCISNMSFFHISTVKNNRTWLLFVHCK; encoded by the exons ATGTTACTCAAAGATCTAATGGAAGAAAAACAGTTAAACCTTAGCCAGCCACTTCTATCGGTGCGGCGATACTCATCGACAAAGTCCTCAAAAAGAAACAAGAGAGATAGCAATTCATCAACAAGATTACCCTCTCCACCTTTATACAAATCAGATTTAAAGTCAGGTCCAGTTAGAACTGCAGGTGCTGTCCCATTTGTGTGGGAAAAAGCTCCTGGAAAACCAAAAGAACAGAGCAATTCACAAAAACATGGTCTAATCACTCCAAATCCTCCACCAGGGAAGGTTTCAAAGGTAAATAGGAAGCAATGTTTTGATGCAGTTTCGACTTGTGGAAGCAATAATGTTTCTGATTCTGTAAGGATTTCGGATAAAGAGGATGTTAAGGAAAAGGAAAAGGTAGCAGGTTCTGATTCAGATGATGAGAATTTTGTAGATGCTCTTGAGACACTTTCAAGGACTGAATCATTCTTCATGAGCACTACTAGTGTTTTTGATGATCAAGAGGTCCTGGAACAATCTAGAAGCTTATCATCATTGTCCAGCAATCGCGATTTCATAATCGACAGGTTCTTGCCGGCAGCAAAGGCCTTGACATCCGGAACACAGCCATATGCATCATCCTTCAGGAAGACAATTGTAGGACAAGAACAACAACGAAAAGAGGTGAAGACAGTTTTGAGACCAGAAATTTCCCTGCCTCTTAGTCAGCATAGGCCTAAAGCTCTGCCTCGTTATGGCGAAGATAAAACCGGAGACTGCAATGGAGCCGAAAACTTCACGGCCACTGGTTGTGGATTGTTTCCTAAGCTATGTCTTCTTAGTCCAATTGGAGGATCAAGAAATGAGGATAAGACTCAAAGTTCTGCAGTTCATGGAATACAAGCAAAATCAGTTGCTTCCCATTGTGAAACTACAAAGGAG CATGCTAAAACTTCTTTTCCTTGGAAAAAGTCATTAGATTCTCAACCTGGTTTCACAGAAGTAATAGACATCTTGTGTGTTTCTGAGAAATCTAAACATGGAACTGATCCACATCATAGTAGAGGCTGCAATAAACCATCATCAGCCAGTGAGATCCCTGTGGTTGAGAAAACTCTATATGTTGATTCTGTGCGCAAGGTTAAGTCGCATTCAAGTTCAATCTCTTCTGAAGTAAAGAATCAAACCATCCACAAAGGAGATAGTTCTAAAAATTCTAGTAGTGATATGAACATAATAGAAATGACAAAACATTCCAAGAAGTTGAACTCAACAGAAGTTGCTACCAAAGTTGGAGAAGATGGGAAAATTGACTTAGAAGGCCAatgtgttattcaattaggccAAAAAGaaacagatgatgatgatgattcaaGCTATATGCAGGTTTCACTTGAACTTCCTTCACTGAAAGCTCCATCAGAGTCTTGGCTTAAGCGCACTCTACCTACAATTTCCACAAGCAACTTGCAATCAAGAACAAACAACATTGCTACAAACACTTGTGCAAGAAGTCAAACTCATAAGACAGCTTCATCAATGTATCCTAAGTGGGAAACAATTGTTAAATCCTCTAATGTACATCATGGACATCAGAGGCTCCCTAAG GAACTACTGACAAGCATTCCAGAAGCTTTGAACATCATGGTAAAATCTGATTTTTGCATCAGTAATATGAGTTTCTTTCACATCTCAACTGTAAAAAACAATAGAACATGGTTACTTTTTGTACATTGTAAATGA
- the LOC140174718 gene encoding protein MAIN-LIKE 2-like produces MFLHLGGRAAGAGMQGTGSPVNSKVWPLQALYKEHSPPSYIYKTERPNRNLLVRKLDPPQSWNPRVENYLRATGFYHVSRIGMIRGFHPLLAALVERWRPETHTFVLLVGEVTVTLEDVAHIFGLPIDGEPVSGWTDSSSDFVQSQSMAIFGRQPVLSRNSKSYIKLGWVRSIRDEEPLDTEESIMRYVRCQIFCLLGSTLFTDKSTLFVVIWPHRCPSSNANTQCLSPMASHHLAYASPRSSNLL; encoded by the exons ATGTTCCTTCACCTCGGGGGGCGTGCTGCAGGTGCTGGCATGCAGGGGACAGGTTCCCCGGTAAACAGCAAAGTGTGGCCTCTTCAAGCTCTATATAAAGAGCATTCCCCTCCATCATACATATACAAGACAGAAAGG CCTAACAGAAATTTGTTAGTGCGTAAATTGGATCCGCCACAGAGTTGGAATCCGAGGGTCGAAAACTACTTACGCGCCACTGGATTCTACCACGTATCTAGGATTGGGATGATAAGAGGATTTCACCCGTTGTTAGCTGCTCTGGTTGAAAGGTGGAGGCCGGAGACTCACACTTTTGTGTTGCTGGTGGGTGAGGTTACAGTGACATTGGAAGATGTCGCACATATATTTGGGTTACCAATTGATGGAGAGCCTGTGAGTGGATGGACTGATAGTAGTAGTGATTTCGTTCAGAGTCAGAGCATGGCAATATTCGGACGTCAACCGGTGCTCAGTCGTAATTCGAAATCCTATATAAAGCTTGGTTGGGTTCGAAGTATCAGAGATGAAGAGCCGTTGGATACTGAAGAGTCCATAATGAGATACGTGAGATGTCAGATTTTTTGTCTGTTAGGGTCGACCCTATTCACAGATAAGTCGACCCTATTCGTCGTCATATGGCCCCATCGATGTCCCTCGTCGAATGCCAATACCCAATGTCTAAGTCCAATGGCATCGCACCACCTGGCGTATGCCTCGCCTCGCTCTTCCAACCTCTTATAG